In uncultured Bacteroides sp., one genomic interval encodes:
- the dxs gene encoding 1-deoxy-D-xylulose-5-phosphate synthase, with protein sequence MKNDQTYSLLNGINCPGDLRKLNVDLLPEVCKELRQDIIDELSCNPGHFAASLGAVELTVALHYVFNTPYDRIVWDVGHQAYAHKILTGRRKAFSTNRKLNGLKPFPSPDESEYDSFICGHASNSISAALGMCVAAEHKKEKDRHVVAVIGDGSMTGGLAFEGLNNASSTPNNLLIVLNDNNMAIDRTVGGMKEYLLNLATTNRYNRLRQKFAQLMLRWGILNETRKKSIIRFNNSLKALLLQQPNIFEGMSIRYFGPFDGHDVKNISRVLKDIKDMTGPKILHLHTVKGKGFEPAEKSATVWHAPGLFDKETGERIVTNTKGMPPLFQEVFGNTLLELARQNDKIIGVTPAMPTGCSMNIMMKEMPDRAFDVGIAEGHAVTFSGGMAQDGLVPFCNIYSSFMQRAFDNIIHDVAIQRQNVVLCLDRAGLVGEDGPTHHGAFDMAYLRCIPNLTIASPYNEHELRRLMYTAQLPDKGPFVIRYPRGRGSVVEWECAMEEIPVGTGRKLRDGKDMAVITIGPIGHLTSKAITRAVAEGASIAHYDLRFLKPLDKDLLHEVGQNFSKVITVEDGVTEGGMGSAVLEFMSENNYTPKIKRIGIPNIFVEHGNVKELYKLCGMDEESIYQTIKSQL encoded by the coding sequence ATGAAGAATGACCAAACATATAGCTTACTAAATGGCATAAATTGTCCGGGGGATCTTCGCAAACTCAATGTAGATCTGCTTCCTGAAGTATGTAAAGAACTAAGGCAGGACATCATTGATGAGCTTTCGTGCAACCCGGGCCACTTTGCCGCGAGTCTGGGAGCTGTGGAACTGACCGTAGCTCTGCACTACGTTTTTAATACTCCTTACGATAGAATTGTGTGGGATGTTGGACATCAGGCTTATGCCCACAAGATCCTTACAGGAAGAAGAAAAGCCTTTTCAACCAACCGGAAATTAAATGGCCTTAAGCCATTTCCCTCTCCTGATGAGAGTGAATATGATTCTTTCATCTGCGGACATGCATCAAATTCCATATCTGCAGCATTGGGAATGTGTGTGGCTGCCGAACATAAAAAAGAGAAAGACCGCCATGTGGTTGCCGTGATTGGCGACGGATCAATGACGGGAGGACTGGCATTTGAAGGATTGAACAATGCTTCATCAACTCCTAATAATTTGTTGATTGTACTCAATGATAACAATATGGCCATTGACCGTACCGTAGGGGGGATGAAGGAGTATCTGCTTAATCTGGCCACAACCAACCGTTATAACCGCTTAAGGCAAAAATTTGCCCAGTTAATGCTTCGTTGGGGTATATTAAATGAAACGCGAAAGAAGAGCATTATTCGTTTTAATAACAGTTTAAAAGCTTTGCTACTTCAGCAGCCTAATATATTCGAGGGAATGAGTATCCGATACTTCGGTCCGTTCGACGGGCACGATGTAAAGAACATATCTCGTGTACTGAAGGATATTAAGGATATGACTGGCCCTAAGATTCTGCATTTGCATACTGTAAAAGGAAAAGGTTTTGAACCGGCAGAGAAATCGGCAACAGTGTGGCATGCACCGGGACTCTTTGACAAAGAGACAGGAGAACGGATTGTGACCAATACTAAAGGTATGCCTCCTCTCTTTCAAGAGGTTTTTGGTAACACCCTACTGGAACTTGCCAGACAAAACGATAAAATTATAGGCGTTACCCCTGCTATGCCAACCGGATGCTCCATGAACATTATGATGAAGGAAATGCCGGATAGAGCTTTCGATGTGGGCATTGCCGAAGGACATGCTGTTACATTCTCGGGCGGAATGGCACAAGATGGACTGGTTCCTTTCTGCAACATCTACTCGAGCTTTATGCAACGGGCATTTGATAATATAATTCATGATGTAGCCATTCAAAGACAGAACGTAGTGCTTTGTCTGGACCGTGCAGGATTGGTGGGTGAAGACGGACCTACACATCATGGTGCGTTCGACATGGCTTATCTGCGTTGCATTCCTAATCTGACTATTGCTTCTCCATATAACGAGCACGAGCTTAGAAGATTGATGTACACTGCTCAGCTTCCTGATAAAGGACCGTTCGTAATACGATATCCTAGAGGACGAGGTTCTGTTGTGGAATGGGAATGTGCTATGGAAGAGATACCTGTGGGAACCGGCAGAAAACTGAGAGACGGAAAAGATATGGCCGTTATCACCATTGGTCCGATAGGACATTTAACCTCCAAAGCAATTACACGCGCAGTTGCTGAAGGAGCAAGTATTGCACATTATGATTTACGTTTCCTGAAACCGCTTGATAAGGATCTGCTGCATGAAGTGGGACAAAACTTCAGCAAAGTGATAACCGTAGAAGACGGTGTTACGGAAGGTGGAATGGGAAGTGCTGTTCTGGAATTTATGTCTGAGAATAATTACACTCCAAAGATAAAACGAATAGGAATTCCTAATATATTTGTGGAGCATGGTAATGTTAAAGAGCTTTACAAGCTTTGCGGAATGGATGAAGAAAGCATATATCAAACTATAAAATCGCAATTATGA
- a CDS encoding TrkH family potassium uptake protein — MINLKIVFKITGILALIEAILLLSCAGISLIYQEEILNDFLKVAIGSAVLGGLLILMGTRASKKLSKRDGYLVITLAWILFSAIGMLPYLISGYIPRPVDAFFESMSGFTTTGATILNNIESLPHGLLFWRSLTQWVGGFGFIFVVIAILPFFGIGSMQLFATETSGSASEKLHPRISATAKRIGYIYLTLTAVLALLLLGDMSLFDSVCHSFSTISTGGFSTKQTNIAYFNSPYIEYVISLFMILSGINFTLYFYLTKGKVKKALKDCELKWYMVGIVILTIVFSFALAATTPLNGEESFRKGLLHVTSILTTTGFTSADYMTWEPFLWAMLAVMMFIGASSGSATGAIKSIRFIILGKMTRNQFRRMIHPNAVLPVKINKIAVSPSLQSSAIVFVLVYITIFTIGWLGMMIMGVGNIESFGTVASSLGNVGPGLGLCGPAYSWSSLPDGGKWLLSFLMLIGRLEIFSVLLLFTPYFWKKR; from the coding sequence ATGATTAATTTAAAGATAGTATTTAAAATAACAGGTATTCTGGCACTCATCGAAGCTATATTACTGCTTTCGTGCGCAGGAATCTCTCTCATTTATCAGGAAGAGATTCTGAACGATTTTCTGAAAGTGGCAATCGGCTCGGCAGTTTTAGGTGGATTGCTTATATTGATGGGAACAAGAGCCTCAAAGAAACTGAGCAAAAGAGACGGATATTTAGTCATAACCCTGGCATGGATACTCTTTTCTGCAATTGGTATGCTCCCATATTTAATTAGCGGGTATATACCACGACCTGTTGATGCATTCTTTGAAAGCATGTCGGGATTTACTACTACAGGAGCCACCATCCTCAATAATATTGAATCCTTACCTCATGGACTACTCTTCTGGCGAAGCCTTACTCAATGGGTTGGCGGATTTGGCTTTATATTTGTAGTTATTGCTATACTACCGTTTTTTGGAATTGGAAGCATGCAGCTATTTGCTACTGAGACAAGTGGATCTGCGAGCGAAAAGTTACACCCACGTATCAGCGCTACAGCAAAAAGAATTGGGTATATTTATCTGACACTAACCGCAGTACTGGCACTTTTATTATTGGGAGATATGAGCCTGTTCGACTCTGTATGCCACTCTTTTTCGACTATCTCTACAGGAGGATTCTCTACCAAACAAACAAATATAGCATATTTCAACTCTCCATACATTGAGTACGTAATATCTTTATTTATGATATTGTCGGGTATAAACTTTACCCTTTACTTTTACCTCACAAAAGGCAAAGTAAAAAAAGCTTTAAAAGATTGTGAGTTGAAATGGTACATGGTGGGAATTGTTATTCTAACAATAGTATTCTCATTCGCATTGGCAGCTACCACTCCTCTGAATGGTGAAGAATCTTTCCGAAAAGGTTTGTTACACGTAACATCCATCTTAACAACAACAGGATTCACCTCTGCCGACTACATGACCTGGGAACCTTTTCTTTGGGCCATGTTAGCTGTTATGATGTTTATTGGTGCCAGCAGCGGTTCAGCCACCGGAGCTATAAAAAGTATCCGATTTATTATTCTTGGTAAGATGACCAGAAATCAGTTCAGACGTATGATTCATCCGAATGCTGTTTTACCGGTAAAAATAAACAAGATTGCAGTATCCCCCTCTCTGCAATCATCTGCCATTGTTTTTGTACTTGTGTATATTACAATCTTCACCATAGGTTGGCTTGGCATGATGATTATGGGAGTAGGAAATATTGAATCCTTTGGAACGGTAGCTTCCAGTCTTGGAAATGTAGGACCAGGGTTAGGATTATGTGGTCCGGCCTATTCATGGAGCAGTCTTCCCGATGGAGGAAAATGGCTTTTATCATTCCTTATGCTTATAGGCCGTCTGGAAATATTCTCTGTACTGCTTCTCTTTACACCCTATTTCTGGAAGAAAAGATAA
- the trkA gene encoding Trk system potassium transporter TrkA has translation MKIIIAGAGAVGTHLAKLLSKEKQDIVLMDENEDKLVALDANYDLMTVCTSATSIAGLKDAGVANADLFIAVTPDESRNMTACMLASNLGAKKTVARIDNFEYLQPNHQEFFKKLGVDSLIYPEMLAAKEIVSSIKMSWIRQWWEFCGGALILIGVKIRQTATILDISLSELGKQNIPFHVVAIKRGNETIIPRGDDTIKLYDIVYFTTTQKYIPYIRKVVGKEHYADVRNVMIMGGSRIAVRTAQYAPEYMKMKIVENDAARCVRLTELLDDKTMVINGDGRDVDLLIEEGLKDTEAFVALTGSSETNILACLAAKRMGVRKTVAEVENIDYIGMAESLDIGTVINKKLIAASHIYQMMLNADVSNVKCLTFANADVAEFKVKEGSAITKRKVKDLGLPKGTTIGGLIRNGEGIVVTGDTQIQPKDHVVVFCLSMMIKKIEKFFN, from the coding sequence ATGAAAATTATTATAGCAGGTGCCGGAGCTGTGGGCACACATCTTGCCAAACTCCTTTCTAAAGAAAAACAGGACATTGTTCTGATGGACGAAAATGAGGACAAGCTGGTAGCATTGGATGCCAACTATGACCTGATGACAGTATGCACATCTGCCACTTCAATTGCCGGGCTTAAGGATGCGGGAGTAGCAAATGCCGATCTGTTTATCGCCGTTACTCCGGATGAAAGCCGAAATATGACTGCGTGTATGCTGGCTTCCAATCTGGGTGCCAAGAAGACTGTAGCTCGTATTGATAATTTTGAATACCTTCAACCTAATCATCAGGAATTTTTCAAGAAGCTGGGTGTTGATTCGCTTATCTACCCGGAAATGCTTGCTGCCAAAGAAATTGTATCTTCAATCAAAATGAGCTGGATTCGTCAGTGGTGGGAATTTTGCGGTGGTGCACTGATACTTATTGGTGTAAAAATAAGGCAGACAGCTACCATTCTTGACATTTCTCTCAGCGAACTTGGAAAACAAAATATACCATTCCATGTTGTAGCTATTAAAAGAGGTAACGAAACCATTATTCCACGCGGTGACGATACCATAAAACTATATGATATTGTTTACTTTACTACGACTCAGAAATACATTCCATACATTCGTAAAGTTGTAGGAAAGGAACATTATGCCGATGTGCGTAATGTGATGATTATGGGAGGAAGCCGTATTGCGGTAAGAACAGCCCAGTATGCACCTGAATACATGAAGATGAAAATTGTAGAAAATGATGCTGCCCGCTGTGTGCGACTGACTGAGTTACTGGATGATAAGACAATGGTTATTAACGGAGACGGACGTGATGTTGATCTTTTGATAGAAGAAGGATTGAAAGACACAGAAGCTTTTGTTGCACTGACCGGAAGTTCTGAAACTAACATTCTGGCCTGCCTGGCTGCCAAACGAATGGGAGTAAGAAAGACTGTTGCCGAGGTGGAAAACATTGATTACATCGGGATGGCGGAAAGTCTGGATATTGGTACGGTAATCAACAAGAAACTGATTGCAGCGAGCCATATTTATCAGATGATGCTGAACGCAGACGTAAGCAATGTGAAGTGTCTGACATTTGCCAATGCTGATGTGGCTGAATTTAAAGTAAAAGAGGGATCGGCCATTACCAAACGTAAAGTAAAAGACCTGGGTCTGCCTAAGGGTACAACAATCGGAGGACTGATACGTAACGGAGAAGGTATTGTGGTAACAGGAGATACACAGATACAGCCTAAAGATCATGTTGTTGTGTTCTGCCTGAGTATGATGATTAAAAAGATTGAAAAGTTCTTCAACTAA